A window from Zonotrichia albicollis isolate bZonAlb1 chromosome 8, bZonAlb1.hap1, whole genome shotgun sequence encodes these proteins:
- the MCOLN3 gene encoding mucolipin-3 isoform X1, with product MENPEVTVSSCSAHDDENLCSYKRHSSVSQEALLEDQLRRKLKFFFMNPCEKFWARGRKPWKLGIQLLKIVMVTVQLVVFGLSNQMVVAFKEENTVAFKHLFLKGYMDRMDDTYAVYTQSDVYDQIFFAINQYLQLPNISVGNHAYEKRGAEETPLAVCQQFYKRGIICPGNDTFDIDPEIVTDCLYIEPTTSLHNTTMGKHNLNFTLDFPRLVAVQLMFNLKAINLQTVRHHELPDCYDFTLRIVFDNKAHSGRIKISLDNDIAIRECKDWHVSGSIQKNTHYMMIFDAFVILTCLTSLILCTRSVIKGIWLQREFVSFFLYYYKKEASFSDQMEFVNGWYILIIVSDVLTIVGSTLKMEIQAKSLTSYDVCSILLGISTMLVWLGVIRYLGFFQKYNLLILTLRAALPNVMRFCCCAAMIYLGYCFCGWIVLGPYHVKFRTLNMVSECLFSLINGDDMFATFAQMQQKSYLVWLFSRIYLYSFISLFIYMVLSLFIALITDTYETVKHYQQDGFPETELQKFISQCKDSPNSGKYRLEEESSASLFCCCNGCSGHI from the exons atggAGAATCCTGAGGTGACtgtgagcagctgcagtgcacATGATGATGAAAACCTTTGCAGCTACAAACGACACTCATCGGTATCACAGGAGGCACTTTTGGAAGACCAGCTTAGAAGGAAGttaaaatttttcttcatgAATCCGTGTGAGAAATTTTGGGCCCGGGGCAGAAAGCCTTGGAAACTTGGGATTCAGCTACTCAAAATAGTAATGGTTACAGTCCAG CTGGTGGTTTTTGGACTGAGCAACCAAATGGTGGTTGCCTTCAAAGAAGAGAACACTGTTGCATTCAAACATCTGTTCTTGAAAGGATACATGGACAGAATGGATGATACCTATGCTGTATACACACAATCAGATGTCTATGACCAGATATTCTTTGCAATAAACCAG TACCTCCAGCTGCCCAACATCTCTGTTGGAAATCATGCTTATGAGAAGAGGGGAGCAGAGGAGACACCTCTGGCTGTTTGTCAGCAGTTCTACAAGCGAGGAATCATCTGTCCTGGAAACGACACCTTTGACATAGACCCAGAGATTGTGACTG ACTGCTTGTACATTGAGCCAACGACTTCTCTACACAACACCACGATGGGAAAGCACAATTTGAATTTCACTCTGGATTTCCCCAG gctggtggcagtgcagctCATGTTCAATCTGAAGGCAATCAACCTCCAGACCGTTCGTCACCACGAGCTCCCCGACTGCTACGACTTCACTCTGCGG ATCGTGTTTGATAATAAAGCACACAGTGGAAGAATTAAAATAAGTCTAGACAATGACATAGCAATCAGGGAATGTAAAGACTGGCATGTTTCTGGATCAA TCCAGAAGAACACTCATTACATGATGATCTTCGATGCTTTTGTCATATTGACTTGTCTGACTTCATTGATCCTTTGCACACGATCAGTGATTAAAGGAATTTGGCTCCAAAGG GAATTTGTAAGCTTTTTCCTGTATTATTATAAGAAAGAAGCATCTTTCAGTGATCAAATGGAATTTGTCAATGGATGGTACATCCTGATTATAGTTAGTGATGTCCTAACTATTGTTGGATCAACTCTAAAGATGGAGATACAAGCTAAG AGTCTGACAAGTTATGATGTCTGCAGCATACTCTTAGGAATATCTACCATGCTTGTGTGGCTTGGAGTCATTCGCTACCTAGGTTTCTTTCAGAAGTATAAT CTTCTCATCCTAACACTGCGAGCAGCATTACCCAATGTAATGAggttctgctgctgtgctgctatGATCTACCTGGGCTATTGCTTCTGTGGATGGATTGTACTGGGACCATACCACGTGAAG TTTCGCACTCTGAACATGGTTTCTGAATGCCTTTTTTCATTGATCAATGGAGATGACATGTTTGCCACCTTTGCACAAATGCAGCAGAAAAGTTACTTGGTTTGGTTATTCAGTAGGATCTACCTCTACTCCTTCATCAGTCTGTTCATCTACATGGTGCTGAGTCTCTTCATTGCACTCATTACAGATACATATGAAACAGTCAAG CACTATCAGCAAGATGGCTTTCCAGAGACAGAACTTCAGAAATTTATATCACAGTGCAAAGACTCACCAAACTCTGGGAAATACAGGTTAGAGGAGGAAAGTTCTGCATCACTCTTCTGTTGTTGTAATG GTTGTAGTGGACATATTTAA
- the MCOLN3 gene encoding mucolipin-3 isoform X2 — MENPEVTVSSCSAHDDENLCSYKRHSSVSQEALLEDQLRRKLKFFFMNPCEKFWARGRKPWKLGIQLLKIVMVTVQLVVFGLSNQMVVAFKEENTVAFKHLFLKGYMDRMDDTYAVYTQSDVYDQIFFAINQYLQLPNISVGNHAYEKRGAEETPLAVCQQFYKRGIICPGNDTFDIDPEIVTDCLYIEPTTSLHNTTMGKHNLNFTLDFPRLVAVQLMFNLKAINLQTVRHHELPDCYDFTLRIVFDNKAHSGRIKISLDNDIAIRECKDWHVSGSIQKNTHYMMIFDAFVILTCLTSLILCTRSVIKGIWLQREFVSFFLYYYKKEASFSDQMEFVNGWYILIIVSDVLTIVGSTLKMEIQAKSLTSYDVCSILLGISTMLVWLGVIRYLGFFQKYNVRISWDLHVVASHPNTASSITQCNEVLLLCCYDLPGLLLLWMDCTGTIPREVSHSEHGF, encoded by the exons atggAGAATCCTGAGGTGACtgtgagcagctgcagtgcacATGATGATGAAAACCTTTGCAGCTACAAACGACACTCATCGGTATCACAGGAGGCACTTTTGGAAGACCAGCTTAGAAGGAAGttaaaatttttcttcatgAATCCGTGTGAGAAATTTTGGGCCCGGGGCAGAAAGCCTTGGAAACTTGGGATTCAGCTACTCAAAATAGTAATGGTTACAGTCCAG CTGGTGGTTTTTGGACTGAGCAACCAAATGGTGGTTGCCTTCAAAGAAGAGAACACTGTTGCATTCAAACATCTGTTCTTGAAAGGATACATGGACAGAATGGATGATACCTATGCTGTATACACACAATCAGATGTCTATGACCAGATATTCTTTGCAATAAACCAG TACCTCCAGCTGCCCAACATCTCTGTTGGAAATCATGCTTATGAGAAGAGGGGAGCAGAGGAGACACCTCTGGCTGTTTGTCAGCAGTTCTACAAGCGAGGAATCATCTGTCCTGGAAACGACACCTTTGACATAGACCCAGAGATTGTGACTG ACTGCTTGTACATTGAGCCAACGACTTCTCTACACAACACCACGATGGGAAAGCACAATTTGAATTTCACTCTGGATTTCCCCAG gctggtggcagtgcagctCATGTTCAATCTGAAGGCAATCAACCTCCAGACCGTTCGTCACCACGAGCTCCCCGACTGCTACGACTTCACTCTGCGG ATCGTGTTTGATAATAAAGCACACAGTGGAAGAATTAAAATAAGTCTAGACAATGACATAGCAATCAGGGAATGTAAAGACTGGCATGTTTCTGGATCAA TCCAGAAGAACACTCATTACATGATGATCTTCGATGCTTTTGTCATATTGACTTGTCTGACTTCATTGATCCTTTGCACACGATCAGTGATTAAAGGAATTTGGCTCCAAAGG GAATTTGTAAGCTTTTTCCTGTATTATTATAAGAAAGAAGCATCTTTCAGTGATCAAATGGAATTTGTCAATGGATGGTACATCCTGATTATAGTTAGTGATGTCCTAACTATTGTTGGATCAACTCTAAAGATGGAGATACAAGCTAAG AGTCTGACAAGTTATGATGTCTGCAGCATACTCTTAGGAATATCTACCATGCTTGTGTGGCTTGGAGTCATTCGCTACCTAGGTTTCTTTCAGAAGTATAATGTAAGGATCTCCTGGGATCTTCATGTTGTTG CTTCTCATCCTAACACTGCGAGCAGCATTACCCAATGTAATGAggttctgctgctgtgctgctatGATCTACCTGGGCTATTGCTTCTGTGGATGGATTGTACTGGGACCATACCACGTGAAG TTTCGCACTCTGAACATGGTTTCTGA